One window from the genome of Salvia splendens isolate huo1 chromosome 9, SspV2, whole genome shotgun sequence encodes:
- the LOC121747906 gene encoding probable boron transporter 2 isoform X1: MEETFVPFRGIKNDLKGRLLCYKQDWSGGIGAGIRILAPTTYIFFASAIPVISFGVQLERNTNGTLTAVQTLASTALCGVIHSVIGGQPLLILGVAEPTVLMYTFMFDFAKDRKDLGEKLFLAWTAWICVWTSILLFLLAILGACSIINRFTRVAGELFGLLIAMLFMQQAIRGVVEEFGIPKRGNGSATALIPSWRFGNGMFALVLSFGLLLTALSSRKARSWRYGTGWLRGFIADYGVPLMVLVWTGLSYIPANDVPKGIPRRLISPNPWSDGTYANWTVIKDMGDVPLLYIIGAFIPATMIAVLYYFDHSVASQLAQQKEFNLKKPSSYHYDLLLLGLLVIICGLIGIPPANGVIPQSPMHTKSLATLKHQLLRNKLVSTARDSISKNANLSQLYRSMQEAYTEMQTPLVYQTPTILGLKELKDSTIQRASTNGYMDAPVDNAIFDVDKDVDDLLPVEVKEQRLSNLLQALMVGACLAAMPLLKKIPTSVLWGYFAFMAIESLPGNQFWERILLLFTAPSRRYMVLEEYHATFVETVPFRTIAFFTLFQTVYLLLCFGITWIPIAGVLFPLLIMLLVPVRQYLLPKFFKGAHLQDLDAAEYEEAPAISYNLSYDEQGNAITLDSGELLDEMITRSRGEIRSGRSPKVTSSTQSPLEEMKAAYSPRLPERAQSPRLSEIRSELSPGSNGRQEVNRTPSPLGQTSRGSTSL, translated from the exons ATGGAGGAAACCTTTGTTCCGTTTCGTGGGATTAAAAATGACCTCAAAGGGAGGCTTCTGTGCTACAAACAAGATTGGAGTGGCGGGATAGGTGCCGGTATCAG GATCTTGGCTCCAACAACATATATCTTTTTTGCATCGGCAATTCCTGTTATATCTTTCGGTGTCCAGTTGGAGAGAAACACCA ATGGAACTTTGACAGCAGTGCAAACACTTGCATCGACTGCACTTTGTGGTGTGATCCACTCTGTCATAGGTGGACAGCCACTGCTTATACTTGGGGTAGCTGAGCCCACGGTGTTAATGTACACTTTCATGTTCGATTTTGCCAAAGATCGAAAAGATTTGGGGGAGAAGCTGTTCCTAGCCTGGACGGCATG GATATGTGTGTGGACATCCATTTTGCTTTTCTTGCTGGCTATCTTAGGTGCTTGCTCTATTATCAATCGGTTTACGCGTGTTGCTGGTGAATTGTTTGGTCTTTTAATCGCAATGCTCTTTATGCAGCAAGCAATTCGT ggAGTCGTGGAGGAGTTTGGCATTCCTAAGCGGGGAAATGGAAGTGCAACTGCACTTATACCTTCCTGGCGCTTTGGAAACGGAATGTTTGCTTTGGTGCTTTCATTTGGCCTTCTTCTCACTGCATTGAGTAGTCGTAAGGCTAGATCCTGGCGCTATGGTACAG GATGGCTTAGAGGATTTATCGCGGACTATGGTGTCCCACTGATGGTGCTCGTGTGGACTGGCTTGTCTTACATACCAGCTAACGATGTTCCAAAAGGGATACCGAGAAGACTTATTAGCCCAAATCCATGGTCAGATGGTACATACGCGAACTGGACAGTTATCAAG GACATGGGGGATGTGCCACTACTTTATATTATTGGAGCATTTATTCCTGCCACAATGATAGCTGTGCTTTATTACTTTGATCATAGCGTTGCATCTCAACTCGCGCAGCAGAAAGAGTTCAATCTGAAGAAGCCATCTTCGTATCACTATGATCTCCTTCTCTTGGGACTTTTG GTGATAATATGCGGTCTAATCGGGATTCCTCCCGCCAATGGAGTTATTCCGCAGTCCCCAATGCACACGAAAAGTTTGGCCACTCTGAAACATCAG CTTTTGAGGAACAAGCTCGTGTCAACTGCTCGAGATAGCATCAGTAAAAATGCCAATCTATCTCAGCTGTATAGAAGCATGCAAGAAGCATACACAGAGATGCAGACTCCCCTCGTGTACCAAACTCCCACTATTCTG GGATTGAAGGAGCTGAAAGATTCTACCATTCAGCGCGCATCCACTAATGGCTACATGGATGCACCAGTCGATAATGCCATATTTGACGTGGACAAGGATGTCGATGATCTTCTCCCCGTGGAAGTTAAGGAGCAACGCCTCAGCAATCTGCTTCAGGCTTTAATGGTCGGAGCTTGTCTCGCTGCCATGCCTCTCTTGAAAAAGATCCCCACTTCAGTCCTCTGGGGCTATTTCGCGTTCATGGCAATCGAGAGCTTGCCAGGAAACCAGTTCTGGGAAAGAATCTTGCTGCTTTTCACAGCTCCAAGTCGGAGATACAT GGTGCTAGAGGAGTATCACGCGACCTTTGTGGAGACGGTGCCTTTCAGAACAATCGCGTTCTTCACTTTGTTTCAGACGGTTTACTTGCTTCTATGCTTTGGAATAACGTGGATCCCCATAGCCGGCGTCCTCTTCCCCTTGCTGATCATGCTTCTCGTTCCCGTTCGCCAGTATCTGCTTCCTAAGTTCTTCAAAGGTGCTCATCTGCAAGACTTGGATGCTGCAGAGTATGAAGAAGCCCCCGCAATTAGCTACAACTTATCCTACGAC GAGCAGGGCAATGCCATCACTCTTGACAGTGGCGAGTTGTTGGACGAGATGATTACTAGAAGTCGCGGTGAGATACGCTCTGGTCGCAGCCCAAAGGTCACAAGTTCGACACAATCACCTCTGGAGGAAATGAAGGCTGCATACAGTCCGCGGCTGCCTGAGAGGGCGCAGAGTCCACGTCTTAGTGAAATAAGATCGGAGCTGAGCCCGGGGTCGAATGGTAGACAAGAAGTAAATCGAACCCCGAGCCCTCTTGGACAAACCAGTCGTGGATCAACGTCTTTGTAA
- the LOC121747906 gene encoding boron transporter 1-like isoform X2 produces MYTFMFDFAKDRKDLGEKLFLAWTAWICVWTSILLFLLAILGACSIINRFTRVAGELFGLLIAMLFMQQAIRGVVEEFGIPKRGNGSATALIPSWRFGNGMFALVLSFGLLLTALSSRKARSWRYGTGWLRGFIADYGVPLMVLVWTGLSYIPANDVPKGIPRRLISPNPWSDGTYANWTVIKDMGDVPLLYIIGAFIPATMIAVLYYFDHSVASQLAQQKEFNLKKPSSYHYDLLLLGLLVIICGLIGIPPANGVIPQSPMHTKSLATLKHQLLRNKLVSTARDSISKNANLSQLYRSMQEAYTEMQTPLVYQTPTILGLKELKDSTIQRASTNGYMDAPVDNAIFDVDKDVDDLLPVEVKEQRLSNLLQALMVGACLAAMPLLKKIPTSVLWGYFAFMAIESLPGNQFWERILLLFTAPSRRYMVLEEYHATFVETVPFRTIAFFTLFQTVYLLLCFGITWIPIAGVLFPLLIMLLVPVRQYLLPKFFKGAHLQDLDAAEYEEAPAISYNLSYDEQGNAITLDSGELLDEMITRSRGEIRSGRSPKVTSSTQSPLEEMKAAYSPRLPERAQSPRLSEIRSELSPGSNGRQEVNRTPSPLGQTSRGSTSL; encoded by the exons ATGTACACTTTCATGTTCGATTTTGCCAAAGATCGAAAAGATTTGGGGGAGAAGCTGTTCCTAGCCTGGACGGCATG GATATGTGTGTGGACATCCATTTTGCTTTTCTTGCTGGCTATCTTAGGTGCTTGCTCTATTATCAATCGGTTTACGCGTGTTGCTGGTGAATTGTTTGGTCTTTTAATCGCAATGCTCTTTATGCAGCAAGCAATTCGT ggAGTCGTGGAGGAGTTTGGCATTCCTAAGCGGGGAAATGGAAGTGCAACTGCACTTATACCTTCCTGGCGCTTTGGAAACGGAATGTTTGCTTTGGTGCTTTCATTTGGCCTTCTTCTCACTGCATTGAGTAGTCGTAAGGCTAGATCCTGGCGCTATGGTACAG GATGGCTTAGAGGATTTATCGCGGACTATGGTGTCCCACTGATGGTGCTCGTGTGGACTGGCTTGTCTTACATACCAGCTAACGATGTTCCAAAAGGGATACCGAGAAGACTTATTAGCCCAAATCCATGGTCAGATGGTACATACGCGAACTGGACAGTTATCAAG GACATGGGGGATGTGCCACTACTTTATATTATTGGAGCATTTATTCCTGCCACAATGATAGCTGTGCTTTATTACTTTGATCATAGCGTTGCATCTCAACTCGCGCAGCAGAAAGAGTTCAATCTGAAGAAGCCATCTTCGTATCACTATGATCTCCTTCTCTTGGGACTTTTG GTGATAATATGCGGTCTAATCGGGATTCCTCCCGCCAATGGAGTTATTCCGCAGTCCCCAATGCACACGAAAAGTTTGGCCACTCTGAAACATCAG CTTTTGAGGAACAAGCTCGTGTCAACTGCTCGAGATAGCATCAGTAAAAATGCCAATCTATCTCAGCTGTATAGAAGCATGCAAGAAGCATACACAGAGATGCAGACTCCCCTCGTGTACCAAACTCCCACTATTCTG GGATTGAAGGAGCTGAAAGATTCTACCATTCAGCGCGCATCCACTAATGGCTACATGGATGCACCAGTCGATAATGCCATATTTGACGTGGACAAGGATGTCGATGATCTTCTCCCCGTGGAAGTTAAGGAGCAACGCCTCAGCAATCTGCTTCAGGCTTTAATGGTCGGAGCTTGTCTCGCTGCCATGCCTCTCTTGAAAAAGATCCCCACTTCAGTCCTCTGGGGCTATTTCGCGTTCATGGCAATCGAGAGCTTGCCAGGAAACCAGTTCTGGGAAAGAATCTTGCTGCTTTTCACAGCTCCAAGTCGGAGATACAT GGTGCTAGAGGAGTATCACGCGACCTTTGTGGAGACGGTGCCTTTCAGAACAATCGCGTTCTTCACTTTGTTTCAGACGGTTTACTTGCTTCTATGCTTTGGAATAACGTGGATCCCCATAGCCGGCGTCCTCTTCCCCTTGCTGATCATGCTTCTCGTTCCCGTTCGCCAGTATCTGCTTCCTAAGTTCTTCAAAGGTGCTCATCTGCAAGACTTGGATGCTGCAGAGTATGAAGAAGCCCCCGCAATTAGCTACAACTTATCCTACGAC GAGCAGGGCAATGCCATCACTCTTGACAGTGGCGAGTTGTTGGACGAGATGATTACTAGAAGTCGCGGTGAGATACGCTCTGGTCGCAGCCCAAAGGTCACAAGTTCGACACAATCACCTCTGGAGGAAATGAAGGCTGCATACAGTCCGCGGCTGCCTGAGAGGGCGCAGAGTCCACGTCTTAGTGAAATAAGATCGGAGCTGAGCCCGGGGTCGAATGGTAGACAAGAAGTAAATCGAACCCCGAGCCCTCTTGGACAAACCAGTCGTGGATCAACGTCTTTGTAA